The following proteins are co-located in the Arctopsyche grandis isolate Sample6627 chromosome 3, ASM5162203v2, whole genome shotgun sequence genome:
- the LOC143909420 gene encoding uncharacterized protein LOC143909420 encodes MAEENQHSRNRLTPLRTDHPRQWFFRIHLDLDQEKQEHSESYRNAISSRSPENVFKYSFTIPSNVDFDSNYELRNGAQRMAKMKRELERECSDLLAHEKKKPSEFLKCLKQKIKPVHLPILKKIGKNKLPPKVRNKLANLNESAVFADEIFEEIDDSPVDVPNTVEQLSNRMDEIHLDNVEAKMD; translated from the coding sequence ATGGCCGAGGAAAATCAACACAGCCGTAATCGACTTACGCCGTTACGGACTGATCATCCTAGACAATGGTTTTTTCGAATACATTTAGATTTGGATCAGGAGAAACAAGAACATTCAGAAAGCTACCGCAATGCTATTTCCAGTAGGAGCCCGGAAAACGTATTCAAATACAGTTTCACCATACCAAGTAATGTGGATTTTGATTCGAATTACGAACTGAGGAACGGCGCGCAACGTATGGCGAAGATGAAGCGCGAATTGGAAAGAGAGTGCAGTGATCTCTTGGCACATGAAAAAAAGAAACCATCTGAATTCCTGAAATGCCTAAAACAGAAAATCAAACCAGTTCATTTACCAATTCTGAAGAAAATTGGGAAAAACAAACTACCGCCGAAAGTTAGAAATAAACTGGCGAATTTGAACGAGTCGGCAGTATTCGCCGACGAAATATTCGAGGAGATAGACGATAGCCCAGTGGATGTCCCCAATACTGTTGAACAACTGTCAAACAGAATGGACGAAATTCATTTGGATAATGTTGAAGCGAAGATGGACTAA